The sequence GAAAACGTATCTCAATCAAAGATACTCGCGGAATCATTGATGCAATCTTAGATGGCTCAATTGAAAAAGCTGAAATGGGCGAATTACCAATCTTCAACTTAGCAATTCCTAAAGCATTACCAGGTGTAGATTCTGCAATCTTGGATCCTCGTGATACTTACGCAGATAAAGCACAATGGCAATCAAAAGCTGAAGACTTAGCCGGTCGCTTTGTGAAAAACTTTGTTAAATATGCAACTAACGAAGAAGGCAAAGCTTTAATTGCAGCTGGTCCTAAAGCTTAATTAAAAATACTAAAAATATTAACCGCACTTTGGGTAACTGAAGTGCGGTCATTTTTTATCTGTTTTCAAGCTGATAAATGTATTCAAAAATTCACAAAAATCCAGTAAAATCACCGCGTTTTAACTTTCGTCAATTAAAAGGACAATGCAATGCTTAACCAAATTAAAAAAGATGCTCAAGATCGTATGGAAAAAAGCCTTGAAGCATTAAAAGGCCATATTTCGAAAATCCGTACTGGTCGTGCACAACCAAGTTTACTTGATGCAATTCAAGTTGAATATTATGGTGCAGCGACTCCACTTCGCCAATTAGCAAACGTGGTGGCAGAAGATGCGCGTACTTTAGCTGTAACTGTTTTTGATCGTTCTTTAATCTCTGCGGTAGAAAAAGCAATTTTAACCTCAGATTTAGGTTTAAACCCATCTTCAGCGGGTACCACAATCCGTGTTCCGCTTCCTCCATTAACAGAAGAACGCCGTCGCGATTTAATCAAAATTGTAAAAGGCGAAGGTGAACAAGGTAAAGTTGCGGTTCGTAATGTGCGTCGTGATGCGAATGATAAAATCAAAGCATTATTAAAAGACAAAGAAATCAGCGAAAACGAACAACATAAAGCAGAAGAAGAAATCCAAAAA comes from Haemophilus haemolyticus and encodes:
- the frr gene encoding ribosome recycling factor, translating into MLNQIKKDAQDRMEKSLEALKGHISKIRTGRAQPSLLDAIQVEYYGAATPLRQLANVVAEDARTLAVTVFDRSLISAVEKAILTSDLGLNPSSAGTTIRVPLPPLTEERRRDLIKIVKGEGEQGKVAVRNVRRDANDKIKALLKDKEISENEQHKAEEEIQKITDIYIKKVDEVLADKEKELMDF